The window CAAAAGAGTGAAATTCTTGCCGTAAACAGATCACCATGATTTAGCCTATCCATATGCATGGTTTTCTTCCGCGCATTCTAGTTGACCTTCATCCATCCATAATTGATCCCTCCAGGTGGGCTCCACTAACTGTACTTTTCATGCATTCAAGAACCCGGTCCCGGACGTACCACACTATATCTACAATTCCGATTATGCATCACCTAGTCTAGAAAGTTGATAGGTCCAACATGTCCCAAATCTAGCTATATAATACTAGGTGGTGCATTGAAATTTATTTAATTGTCCTCTAAGAACCAAATATGTATATATGTTAATGAAATTCATATATACATGGACTCATTCGGATGATTTGTAATGATTTGCCGTCAGGAATATGAATCCTGACGGTTTTGGGCCATCAAGTTTAGCAGTAGTATTAGGAAAGAATGAATTCCATATATGGATAATCATTTTATCGGATGTGCCCTATAGCTATGTTCTCCTAAGAACTTTTTGTACTTTAATAGACATAGATTATGTGGGACACATGTTAAACATACCTCAATTTTTGGATCCCATGATCTGTCAAGTTATAATTAAATACCATAATCATGCAACACATACTCATATTCGCAAGCATAAGTCACCTAAGCTATTCTCCATGTTTTCAATATACTTTTACTAGTCTATTACATTATGATGATATCTAAAAACAACTATATATTATGAAATTCCATGCAACGATCActctagtttcataattttttatgtcTTCATTCAATACAATTATTTGTATATGTGTATggtaaaaatgcaaaatttgAACAGTACATCTAAAAATGATTTACATTTGCAATCATTGGGAACACGTCACAACTCACAAGATATAGGTGCATATGCTTGCTAATCTACACAGTACAATGATAATGCgacatttttaccattatatGCATATAAAACAGCAATAATTGCCTATGCCGCGTTATCGGAAACAAACAAAATGGAATTTCCGCTGGATTTGGCCGTACCGTGAAAGTAATAACCTAGCTCGATCTTATGCGTCTCTTTTCCCCAAGGAGACTCCACTAATTGGCTATTTGCATTATATATAAGTAGGGAGGGTACAGTGTAGATATACATGAGTACACGGTACTTAAACCCTCTCAGAACCACATGTTAGCCCAGCCGCGTAGCATCTATAACAACACGCTGGCGCCACACGCATCGGTGGACGCCATATGATTCGCCGTCGATCAAAGGGGACCCTATTAATTCCCGCTTGACGTTGATCGCTGAAGCCTGAATAATCCTGCTGTATATCTACtacgcccctcccctccccgacgcatacacacacacacacacaagaacGGACGAACGAACGAACGAACACGAGACCTCGCGTCTCCATCGCCGCGTACGACCTCACGTCACGATAGCCGCGTACGCGACCTAGCTACTAGCTAGCTGATGGCTATACAGCCCCTATTGCTAGCGAATTAACGACCTCAATCAAGCTGATGCCGACGCcttagttttttttgtttttgttttttttgtattCGCAGAATGGTAGCTTTTGCCTCCCCCAGGAAGCATGCACTCACGTAAAACGACCGCACACCAATGCGCGAGCCCGGCCGCCGGTCCGGGGGCTGAAAACCCGATGACTTCTACATGTCCACTGATCTCGCTCCGTCGCGTGTCACATGTACATGACCGCTCTGTTAAGATATTAAGGGTCTCTGTTTGGAGATgcccaattaatttattattaactgTTTAACTAGAATTAGTTAGGTTGGACGAGCTATCAGAAAAGCTTTCGTTGAAAATTCTAGCTGCTCCGGTTTGGATCCGCCatccagtaaaaaaaaatagcTCATGAACAAACAGACTAAAAATACTGCCGGCACTTACGCAAGCTCATGGTCGGCAGCTGATGGCTGGATCGCATCGAATCATTGGGCGGAGGCGGCACGGGTAACTTGCCGGGCCGGGGTGGGTAAGTGCGTCATTGCCCTTGGATGGGTAGGGTCGTCATGGCTAGCCAAGTCAAGGACCTCCCGGTCTCCCCAATCCCCCTCGTCTTCCGCGGCACGGGCATGGCACACCAGGAATGCAGGATGTTGGAATCTTTCCACCTGCCTACTTGCTAGCTAGTCAGATCGGTTCGTTTCACTTTGGGACCCACGCGGCTTCCAAGTGCTAGCATCTAAAGTGCTatactttagcactagttcagCCATCCAAACAGAAGTGATAATGGAATGGGCTAAACTTTAAACTTTGGACAGAACTTAAAAACTTTAGCAAAAGTACGATACGTGCTGAAGTTTATTAATTAGCATCTAATTTGAGAGACCTAAGCTATAGCTTCCAGTTCCATCGGCTCGATACAGTTGGTTATGTACAGGTCACCACGCGCCCGCGCCTGACGTGTCAACGGATGCAGCGATGCGTGGCTCTGGTCAGTTCAGCTTCCAGCGGACGGCCGGGCCTCTCCTCTCGATCGACCTCTATATAAAGCGGAGGCCTGGGGCAATGAACTCCAGCCATAGCTAACTAGTCGCTAGAACCTCCAGAGAATCGAATTGATCAAGAGAGGGTTGTATTGAATATATATACACAGCctatactactactactactactgttGTATTGAAAAAGGTCGGTCGATCTCGATCCATCATTCCGTGTAGCTGGCTAGGATTCTTCCAGCAACGAGAGCagttggggccggccggccgccgatgGCGTTGAGGGAGATCGAGTCGACGCTGCCCCCCGGGTTCAGGTTCTACCCGAGCGACGAGGAGCTGGTGTGCCACTACCTCCTCAAGAAGGTGGCCAACGAGCGCATCGCCCAGGGGACGCTCGTCGAGGTCGACCTCCACGCGCGCGAGCCATGGGAGCTCCCAGGTCGGTTGTTCATCTGATCTACTCCTATCTCGATTGAATTGCATGCGCTAGCTCCTTGTACATCGATCTATCCCAGGGCAAGCTAGCTAGCTGACGCACGCTTAACTTGGCTGCGGCTGGCCGTGCTGCTGCCGCCTGCATCTGTATTCTGAATCTGAATAATTCTGAATGCAGAGGTGGCGAAGCTGACGGCGAGCGAGTGGTACTTCTTCAGCTTCCGCGACCGCAAGTACGCGACGGGGTCGCGCACCAACCGCGCCACCAAGACGGGCTACTGGAAGGCCACCGGCAAGGACCGCGAGGtgcgccgcagcggcggcggcgccgtcgtcggcaTGCGCAAGACGCTCGTCTTCTACCGCGGGAGGGCCCCCAACGGCGTCAAGTCCGGCTGGGTCATGCACGAGTTCCGCCTCGACACCCCGCACTCGCCACCCAGGGTACGTCGTCGTCGCATTGCCTTAGCTTGCCACCGTAGTTTCTCAGCATACCGGCCGGCCGATTGCCCAATCGACTGGTTTTTTCCTGAAAATTTTCGAGCATGCCTGTCTGCAAGGTGCTGGAAGAAGTACACAAGGGAGGGGAGACAGTGACTCCAGCTTCTTTTTAACTACCAATTTAATCATTCATGAATTGCGTCATCGACTCAACTAGCATGCAAAACACCAACACGTGAAGAAACGTCTGCTCTTGTCACCATCCTTGATGAGCTTTCGTCTAGCTTGCTAGGCTAGCCAACCCAAATTCTATCCTCCCCCAAGACTCCAACTATATTCTCGACCGGCCCGCTCGTCCTTGATGGGCCGTGAATTCGGCCTTACGGCCTATCTATCCGACATATTACTAGTTACATGGTGACCCAGGCGAAGGCACCGGtggtccggtccggtccggtcctGTCTGTCTGTACGTGCGCGCCTGCATATAATTGCAGGCCTTCACCTGCACCGACTGCAAAAGCATCAGCCAGAGCGCAAGGACGGACGTCCTCAGCACTAGCGAACGTGCAGATAAGCTGGCCGTGTGCACTGGTGCTGACACGTACGAGGAGTGTAGCACACGCActataagggtgtgtttagttccaaactttaaaattccaaaaattttataaatcgcttgtatggtgtattaaatatagtcggaaaaaatcgcattacacaaatggaatgtaaatcgcgaaacgaatctaatgaacctaattaggccgtgATTGGACACTAACTTGCTACATTACAGCTACATAAATATGTTCTagtgatggattaattagactcattagatttgtctcgtagtttacatacgaattctgtaattagttttgtaattaatttatatttaatacttcaaatataaaaaaattcccattcaaaatttcaaaaatggaaAACTAGACATGACCTAAATGCCTAGTACTAGTATGTACGTGCAGACAGAGTGGATCAGCTACCACTATTTGACATTTTGACTGGCCGCTCCATTGCGTTCCACAATAATTGGTGCATACTCTACCAGTACTACTGGTGCATTTCTTTTCTCCTCGTGGCCTACGCGGACTAGTAGTCCTAGCTACGGCCAGCGTGCCGACACGGCTCGTTCGGTTTTCCCGAACGGGCGGTTTCAGGAGCAGGCAGAGCAGGGTGTTTCCGGGTGGAACAGAGCATGCTGTTTCGAAAACCATTCTGGTTACGATCAAAATCTGATCTAGCCGCTGCTAAACGAACCCTAAATAAGTTGGCCAATTAAACGTGCAGTTTGCAACTaaatactctttttttttatttttgaaaaatactaTAGTCTGGATGACTCTGGAActactctgaagtctgaacaatCGCGTGATTGCTCCCGTACGTTTGCAGGAGGACTGGGTGTTGTGCAGGGTGTTCCAGAAGATGAAGGATGACGGCGGTGACAGTCAAGACAGCGACTCCGCCTCCTCGCTCCCCGCCTTCGCCGGATCGTCACAcatcgagccgccgccggagccagaCCACTCTGCATCGTTAGGCAGCGGCGGATGCTACGGCTACCTCCCGtcgcagcagcaggaggtggccgtgCTGCCACAGTACTATTACTacggcgccggcaccggcgcggaCCACCACTACGGCTTCCCGCGGGATGACGCGGCCGGCGCGCTGCCCGGGTTTgggcttggcggcggcgacggataCGGGTTCGGCTACTTTGACATGGGCGGCGGATTCGGGGACGTGGCGAGCTTTGGTGGCGGCGTGGAGTTCCCGGAGGTGTGGGACTGAATATGCGACGTCGTGTCTTCTTCAGACAGGATACGTTATTGTTTACTAggttaattaaatttattgattgTTTACATGCACATGGGGATGGGAAAGATAGGTTAATTTGGGTTTGGAAACGCTGTGAGATTGGAAGGTTCAGTGTGGACATGAAAACCAAATGTACATTAGTTATGAAAATTGGATTTTGTTTATTATGTAAATTAGTGCATTGCTAATTGAACCTTTGTGTGGATGTAATCATGTGAAATTATCAACCTTCTTTTTGTGTGCGTGTGGAGCGGGGGAGGGGGGCATGCACCCTTGCAACCGTACTCCACAAACTCTCACTTCTTGTTTGTCACGAGACAAACAATAATTACCTATGGATGAGTGCGTCAATAAGTGGTATAAATAGTTACAGTGGATTTCTATCTTTTTTGTCGGTTACAATCATGGATCAAACAATAAACTAGtagttttatttatttactatATGGAATATATGGAAGGAATACAAATCTTGGTTTTCAATCAACACGAATAACCAAACGAATAATAGTTCCACCCATATTTCGGCATCGAATTTAGAATATGACGGTGATGGAAGGGAGCCCAATCGAACAATTGTGAGTTCATTGCATCAGAGCAGTAGCCAGTAGCTGTCTTTGGCTTTGCGCCGAACATGTTGGTAGAGAGTCATGGAGCACAAGAGCATTCTAAAATACTAGCTAGCTTGCCCTGAACATAGGCAGCAAATAGAAAAAAGGGAAGTCACGCACAGAGAGGGAGCTGGATCACTCTATTTCTGTCTACATGGTGTTCCCAACACGTAGAATGTTGTCCATAACATTAAGTACATTGTcacttactccctccgttccaaaataattattattttagaaaatttcagacacatCACTTATCCTAAGAAATGACTTTGTTATCCCTAATTACTTCTAACAATTGTGTTTGAAAATTATGTTACCTATTTAGTTTTCTGCATCCTCAATAAATGCATATACATTGGAACTAAAAATATATACTAGTAAGTATTTGATTGGCTCTATGTATTTTCGTGTATAATATTTTCTTGGTACTTAATATTTCTTTAATTAGATGGAGCTTACTACAAGCTAAAATAACACTCTTTCTAGGATAAAATTTTAATGAAAAAATAACACTTATTTTAGAACGGAGGGCTACTAAATGAGAGAGAAGTCCAATACAAGACTCGGTTTCATTCAATGCAAAGTGCAATACACTAAATTCtattaaggccgtgtttagatattTACAACCAAAAcgtaaaatttttgtaaatcgcttgcatggtgtactaaatgtagtcgaaaaataaatcgcattacaaaaatgaattgtaaatcgcgagacgaatctaatgagcctaattaggatgtgattagatactaaattgctatagtaattgctatagtaaacatgctctaatgatccTCTAAttatgtcagacccgggacagcgggactgctcacaggcatagaatgttctagagtaagggatagctcatggatgtatcttacctcttttgtaactaccctaataggcgtagtactagctgcagtacaaggaaactacccgatcgtgttgtagaagaACTCCAACTgtgctcagctaggactttccatgtaaccatgtcctcccggatatataagggcgggcagggaccccctagaaacacatctacacctaaagcaatacaaaccaccacacatgacgtatggtattacacaactcgcggcccgaacctctctaaatctttgtgttccttgtaccattgagtttcagagccgtcgatccctacctacaaaccctactgctaagggtatccctgagcaggtttg is drawn from Panicum virgatum strain AP13 chromosome 1N, P.virgatum_v5, whole genome shotgun sequence and contains these coding sequences:
- the LOC120656495 gene encoding NAC domain-containing protein 21/22-like; this translates as MALREIESTLPPGFRFYPSDEELVCHYLLKKVANERIAQGTLVEVDLHAREPWELPEVAKLTASEWYFFSFRDRKYATGSRTNRATKTGYWKATGKDREVRRSGGGAVVGMRKTLVFYRGRAPNGVKSGWVMHEFRLDTPHSPPREDWVLCRVFQKMKDDGGDSQDSDSASSLPAFAGSSHIEPPPEPDHSASLGSGGCYGYLPSQQQEVAVLPQYYYYGAGTGADHHYGFPRDDAAGALPGFGLGGGDGYGFGYFDMGGGFGDVASFGGGVEFPEVWD